In Bythopirellula goksoeyrii, a single window of DNA contains:
- a CDS encoding LON peptidase substrate-binding domain-containing protein — translation MVPWNAEDLIFDETRFKGTARLFPLPDLIMFPHVMQPLHIFEPRYRDLLNDALDSDGLIAMCMFAPGWEKNYEGNPPLLPHACLGRVVTHQRTDNGEYNILLLGMRRIRIERELPATRTFRQAEVTLLDDFCKTSNDGKRSDLQAELTKQFQDFLPQGKSMDSALQEILASEIPLGVLTDLVSFALPMEFKKKRDLLGECDIDKRATMLLSAIGAAGPDGSSRHHRRFFNTLPPFSAN, via the coding sequence ATGGTTCCTTGGAACGCAGAAGATTTGATATTCGACGAGACCCGCTTCAAAGGGACGGCTCGCTTGTTTCCGCTGCCCGATCTGATCATGTTCCCCCATGTGATGCAGCCGTTGCATATTTTTGAGCCCCGCTATCGTGACCTGCTCAATGATGCCCTGGATAGTGACGGGCTGATTGCCATGTGTATGTTCGCACCGGGATGGGAAAAGAACTACGAGGGAAATCCTCCGCTCTTGCCGCACGCCTGTTTAGGCCGGGTGGTCACACACCAACGGACCGACAATGGTGAGTACAACATTTTGCTGTTGGGCATGCGGCGAATTCGTATTGAGCGCGAACTGCCAGCAACTCGCACCTTTCGGCAAGCGGAAGTCACTTTGCTCGACGACTTCTGTAAGACGAGCAACGATGGGAAACGGTCCGATTTGCAGGCAGAACTTACCAAGCAATTCCAGGACTTTCTTCCGCAAGGCAAGTCCATGGATAGCGCGTTACAAGAGATATTGGCTTCGGAGATCCCTTTGGGCGTGCTTACGGATTTGGTCAGCTTCGCCTTGCCGATGGAGTTCAAGAAAAAGCGAGACTTGCTTGGCGAGTGTGACATCGACAAGCGTGCTACCATGTTGCTCTCTGCAATCGGCGCAGCCGGTCCCGATGGGTCTTCACGTCACCATCGGAGATTCTTCAATACGCTCCCACCCTTTAGCGCCAACTAA
- the folE gene encoding GTP cyclohydrolase I FolE: protein MSSSASNCTSEDEKPCEATPVDLPRIERAVREILTAVGEDPDREGLRETPARVARMYAELFSGLHTDPKIHLQKFFTEKYDEMVLVKDIAFNSMCEHHMLPFIGKAHIGYVPNGKVVGLSKLARVVEEVSHRPQVQERMTEQIADLLIQELEVKGVAVVIEASHSCMSIRGIRKPESMCVTSAMKGLFRTNLSSRSEVMTLIYGDRR, encoded by the coding sequence ATGAGTTCCTCTGCATCGAACTGTACTAGTGAAGACGAAAAACCCTGCGAGGCTACCCCGGTAGACTTGCCTCGCATTGAACGGGCGGTTCGTGAAATCCTTACAGCGGTCGGGGAGGACCCTGACCGAGAAGGCTTGCGGGAAACTCCCGCGCGGGTTGCTCGGATGTACGCCGAACTTTTTAGCGGATTGCATACCGATCCCAAAATTCATCTACAGAAGTTTTTCACCGAGAAGTACGACGAGATGGTGCTGGTGAAAGACATTGCCTTCAACAGCATGTGCGAACACCACATGCTCCCTTTCATAGGCAAGGCCCACATAGGTTACGTGCCGAATGGAAAAGTCGTCGGACTGAGCAAACTGGCCCGCGTGGTGGAAGAAGTCTCTCACCGTCCGCAGGTGCAGGAGCGCATGACTGAGCAGATCGCCGATCTTCTGATTCAAGAACTGGAAGTCAAAGGGGTGGCGGTTGTGATCGAGGCATCGCACTCTTGCATGTCGATCCGTGGAATTCGCAAGCCAGAGAGCATGTGTGTGACCTCGGCAATGAAGGGCTTGTTCCGTACGAATCTTTCCAGTCGCTCCGAAGTGATGACCCTCATCTACGGTGATCGACGGTAA
- the moaA gene encoding GTP 3',8-cyclase MoaA: MKNSLPAMDSVMSSVGQPLTDTLGRVHTSLRVSVTDRCNIRCFYCMPLENVNFRPRDELLTFEEIERFVRIGVTLGIRKIRLTGGEPLVRSELPQLVERLASIDGIEDLALTTNGILLTEQAADLQAAGLQRLNVSLDSLSEETFQKISRRSGLQRVLDGIFAARVAGFTDIRLNAIAIRGLTETEIVPLAGFARTHDFELRFIEFMPLDAENHWESEQVLTSQEIRQTLEANFCPLVPSSRHDPSQPAVDFHFSDGCGRIGFINPISQPFCSSCNRLRITAEGQVRNCLFSTKEWDVRTLLREGGSDDQVRELVRDCVLHKKPAHGVGGAEFVKPERAMYQIGG, encoded by the coding sequence ATGAAAAATTCCTTGCCAGCCATGGATTCCGTAATGTCGAGCGTCGGTCAACCATTGACTGACACGCTGGGCCGGGTGCATACCTCACTGCGGGTGAGTGTGACTGATCGCTGCAACATTCGCTGCTTTTATTGCATGCCTCTTGAGAACGTGAACTTTCGTCCTCGCGACGAGTTGCTCACCTTTGAGGAGATAGAACGTTTCGTACGCATTGGGGTTACCCTCGGCATTCGCAAGATCCGACTCACTGGAGGGGAACCTTTGGTGCGGAGTGAATTGCCGCAACTAGTCGAAAGACTGGCTTCCATAGATGGCATTGAAGACCTTGCCCTCACCACCAACGGCATCCTGCTCACCGAACAAGCCGCCGATTTACAAGCGGCAGGTCTTCAACGGTTGAACGTAAGTCTTGATTCCTTGAGCGAAGAGACGTTCCAGAAGATTTCACGCCGGAGTGGCTTACAACGAGTCTTGGATGGGATCTTCGCAGCACGCGTAGCTGGCTTCACCGATATTCGACTCAACGCGATCGCCATTCGTGGGCTCACAGAAACAGAGATTGTTCCCTTGGCGGGATTTGCGCGTACCCATGATTTCGAGTTGCGATTCATCGAATTCATGCCTCTGGACGCGGAAAACCACTGGGAGAGTGAGCAAGTGCTCACGAGCCAGGAAATTCGTCAGACACTTGAGGCAAACTTCTGTCCGCTGGTGCCGAGCTCGCGACACGATCCGAGCCAGCCAGCCGTCGATTTTCACTTTTCCGATGGCTGCGGCCGGATTGGGTTTATTAATCCAATCAGCCAACCTTTTTGCTCGAGTTGCAATCGCCTGCGAATCACTGCAGAAGGGCAAGTGCGAAACTGCTTGTTTTCCACAAAAGAATGGGACGTGCGGACACTGCTGCGTGAGGGTGGCTCCGACGATCAGGTTCGAGAACTCGTGCGCGACTGCGTGCTCCACAAGAAGCCCGCTCACGGAGTGGGCGGGGCGGAGTTTGTGAAACCTGAGCGGGCCATGTATCAGATCGGGGGTTAG
- a CDS encoding aminotransferase class V-fold PLP-dependent enzyme: protein MNPSTTVEPAHSRIYLDNAATSWPKPACVYEAIDRYQREIGSPYGRSGYRSAEESQRLVESARRSLAQLVGINDPNHVVFTANGTDSLNTALLGILRPGDHVVTTVCEHNSVLRPLRHLADQAEVEVSYVPCDSVGFVSPEDIRMALRPNTRLVAVNHASNVTGTIQPIAEIGKVAGSCGAYYLVDAAQTLGHVPISMGECQADMLAAPGHKGLLGPFGTGVLCLGDRVLGELEPLRRGGTGSASKNEHQPTELPQKFEAGNLNVLGLAGLTSALDYLQEHGIKAIQNHHQLLTARLLAGLETLPGTTVLGPRADQPRTSVVSINCVGYDPQELAALLEMAAGVECRAGLHCAPRMHQALGTLDSGGTLRLSLGWATTNQEIDRAVAALENVLTIPVG, encoded by the coding sequence ATGAATCCCTCGACAACCGTCGAACCTGCACATTCTCGGATCTATCTGGACAATGCCGCTACAAGTTGGCCCAAACCCGCGTGCGTTTACGAAGCGATTGACAGATATCAACGGGAAATTGGATCTCCTTACGGGCGCAGCGGCTATCGGTCGGCCGAAGAGTCCCAACGTTTGGTCGAGAGTGCGCGTCGCAGTCTCGCTCAACTAGTTGGGATCAACGATCCCAACCATGTGGTTTTCACGGCCAACGGAACAGACTCGCTCAACACGGCATTACTCGGTATCCTCCGACCGGGAGACCATGTCGTCACCACCGTTTGCGAACACAATTCAGTTCTTCGACCACTCAGGCATCTGGCCGATCAAGCCGAGGTCGAAGTCAGTTATGTGCCTTGCGATAGCGTGGGGTTTGTTTCGCCAGAAGACATTCGGATGGCATTGCGCCCAAATACACGATTGGTCGCTGTGAATCATGCATCCAATGTGACCGGAACAATCCAGCCAATTGCCGAGATTGGCAAGGTAGCAGGCTCCTGCGGCGCTTATTATCTCGTTGATGCAGCACAAACACTGGGGCACGTGCCCATCAGCATGGGCGAGTGCCAAGCCGACATGCTTGCTGCCCCGGGGCACAAAGGGCTGCTAGGACCATTTGGAACGGGTGTGCTATGCCTGGGTGATCGGGTTCTTGGCGAGCTTGAGCCGCTTCGAAGGGGTGGCACTGGGAGTGCCAGTAAGAATGAGCACCAACCCACGGAGTTACCTCAAAAATTCGAGGCAGGCAACCTCAACGTCCTTGGTTTGGCAGGCCTCACATCTGCTTTGGACTATTTACAAGAACATGGCATCAAAGCGATCCAGAATCACCATCAGTTGCTCACTGCCAGACTGCTAGCCGGCCTGGAAACTCTCCCTGGGACAACCGTTCTCGGACCGCGTGCCGACCAACCTCGGACGAGTGTGGTCAGCATCAATTGCGTCGGATATGATCCACAGGAGTTGGCTGCCTTGCTGGAAATGGCAGCGGGTGTGGAGTGTCGCGCCGGACTGCATTGTGCCCCGCGAATGCATCAAGCTTTGGGAACACTTGATAGTGGCGGTACCTTGCGACTGAGCCTTGGTTGGGCGACAACCAATCAAGAGATCGATCGAGCGGTTGCTGCTCTAGAGAACGTACTCACGATTCCAGTGGGATAA
- a CDS encoding dihydroorotate dehydrogenase produces MPEVSAAKLPPASPLQVELPVNLGRLQFSNPILVASGTFGYAREMEALVDLSRLGGIVPKTITKLPRKGNAPWRTIETPSGMLNSIGLDNDGIELFIKHHLPYLANLGTAIIVSIAGRTHDEFVEMAAQLSTEAGIAAVELNISCPNVSGGVDFGTDAGMCERLVADCRENSSHPIIAKLTPNVTSVADMARAAAAGGADAISLINTCQGMAIDWRRRRPMLGNVVGGLSGPAIKPIALRAVYQAAQATKTPIIGIGGIATIDDVMEFLVAGATAVQLGTVNFYNPKVSMEVLEALPGALGELGAKSVQEVVGTMGEP; encoded by the coding sequence ATGCCAGAAGTCTCGGCAGCCAAATTGCCTCCCGCATCTCCACTCCAAGTCGAATTGCCAGTGAACTTAGGTCGCTTGCAATTTTCCAACCCAATTCTGGTAGCATCTGGCACGTTTGGTTACGCCCGTGAAATGGAAGCTCTAGTCGATCTCTCGCGGCTGGGGGGGATCGTCCCCAAGACGATCACCAAGCTCCCTCGCAAAGGTAACGCTCCCTGGCGAACGATAGAAACACCCTCGGGGATGCTTAATTCGATAGGGTTGGACAACGACGGGATCGAGTTGTTCATCAAGCATCACCTGCCCTATCTGGCTAATCTGGGCACGGCAATCATCGTAAGTATCGCCGGGCGGACCCATGATGAGTTTGTCGAGATGGCAGCACAGCTCTCCACTGAAGCGGGAATCGCAGCAGTTGAATTAAATATTTCGTGTCCGAATGTCAGTGGCGGTGTCGATTTTGGCACTGATGCGGGTATGTGCGAGCGACTCGTTGCTGATTGCCGTGAGAACTCGTCGCATCCGATTATTGCGAAGCTCACTCCGAACGTGACCAGTGTTGCCGACATGGCCCGTGCAGCTGCTGCTGGCGGGGCAGATGCGATTTCCCTGATCAATACTTGCCAAGGGATGGCAATCGACTGGCGGCGTCGTCGGCCAATGTTGGGGAATGTCGTAGGAGGACTTAGCGGTCCTGCAATCAAGCCAATTGCCTTACGGGCTGTCTATCAGGCAGCGCAAGCAACGAAGACTCCAATCATTGGCATTGGGGGCATTGCAACGATCGACGACGTGATGGAGTTTCTCGTAGCTGGTGCCACAGCGGTTCAACTTGGTACGGTAAACTTCTATAATCCCAAGGTCTCGATGGAAGTGCTTGAGGCACTGCCAGGTGCTCTTGGAGAATTAGGGGCGAAGAGCGTTCAGGAAGTCGTAGGGACGATGGGAGAACCATGA
- a CDS encoding HU family DNA-binding protein, translating into MTKKEIVRTISEEIGLTQLKTKEIVQKTFDAIVETLVEDRRIELRNFGVFEVKRRAARKARNPRTGEKVFVPEKFVVTFKPGKEMEERVHELERQANAAAEAAHRAASGSPPPPIETTNHETLSPPTTYVPKAGT; encoded by the coding sequence GTGACCAAAAAAGAGATCGTGAGGACAATTTCTGAGGAAATTGGCCTGACCCAATTGAAGACGAAGGAAATCGTACAGAAGACCTTCGACGCGATTGTGGAGACCCTTGTCGAGGACCGGCGGATTGAATTGCGGAATTTCGGAGTGTTTGAGGTCAAGCGGCGTGCTGCTCGCAAGGCCCGAAATCCACGTACGGGGGAGAAGGTTTTCGTCCCCGAGAAGTTTGTCGTGACATTCAAGCCGGGCAAAGAGATGGAAGAGCGTGTTCACGAACTCGAGCGGCAGGCCAACGCCGCCGCCGAAGCAGCCCACCGGGCAGCCAGTGGTTCCCCACCACCACCTATCGAAACAACAAATCACGAAACTCTTTCCCCGCCAACGACTTACGTTCCAAAGGCTGGGACATAG
- a CDS encoding MoaD/ThiS family protein, which translates to MFAAARDAVGAAEISVELLELSRVSDLRSALRADYPQLAPLLAQALFAINTQYADEATPIPLTGEIACIPPVSGG; encoded by the coding sequence ATGTTTGCGGCGGCGCGCGATGCCGTTGGAGCTGCCGAGATAAGTGTGGAACTGCTAGAACTGTCTCGGGTAAGCGACTTGCGAAGCGCCCTTAGAGCCGATTATCCGCAGTTGGCACCGTTGCTTGCTCAGGCGTTGTTTGCCATTAATACCCAATATGCCGACGAGGCTACACCAATACCCTTAACGGGCGAGATCGCCTGTATTCCGCCGGTGAGTGGAGGGTAA
- a CDS encoding DUF309 domain-containing protein, whose product MASDNENYDPLYLAGIEHFNVCDFFEAHETWEELWTEYRGPGRKFYQGLIQVAVALHHFGNGNIRGARKVYLTSLNYLADYPSLYMGLDLDTFRDQYKECFADVLASEEEYPQIEIVPDLIPEIHLQPAEADA is encoded by the coding sequence ATGGCCAGTGACAACGAGAATTACGACCCGTTGTATTTGGCCGGGATCGAGCATTTCAATGTCTGCGATTTTTTCGAGGCCCACGAGACGTGGGAAGAACTGTGGACTGAATACCGCGGTCCGGGTCGCAAATTTTACCAGGGGTTGATCCAAGTCGCGGTTGCACTGCATCATTTCGGCAATGGCAACATTCGCGGGGCACGGAAGGTTTACCTTACTAGCCTCAATTATTTGGCCGACTATCCGTCGCTTTATATGGGGCTCGACCTTGACACGTTCCGCGACCAATATAAAGAGTGCTTTGCGGACGTCTTGGCCAGTGAAGAAGAATATCCACAAATAGAAATCGTACCCGACTTAATCCCTGAGATACATTTGCAGCCCGCCGAGGCTGATGCCTGA
- a CDS encoding N-acetylmuramoyl-L-alanine amidase: MKTSMIVASFVSYLLTLSIESANAVGVGEPNARTGDEIVVCGQFFHTTAPVVLWMDPGGYDAYRVERRFAPLEKAEWDFSREEAKLDTPNRYGIRQDKLTPEQLEQVRGGGWTLPLLQDVVDQFVMHYDVCGTSERCFQVLHDSRGLSVHFMLDIDGTIYQTLDLKERAWHATISNSRSIGVEIASIGAYPADKKSVLDKWYVTDDDGVVHLRPPRTIGHIGVRTKPFYGKPARQELINGTIQGQELYQYDFTPEQYDSLIKLTATLSRVFPKIECTYPRDAEGDLIPHVLTDQEWRDFHGVLGHYHVQRNKTDPGPAFDWPKVIDGAQALLKQSR, translated from the coding sequence GTGAAAACTTCGATGATTGTTGCTAGTTTCGTTAGTTATCTCTTAACACTCAGCATCGAGTCGGCTAATGCAGTGGGAGTTGGCGAACCCAATGCCCGAACTGGTGACGAAATTGTCGTCTGTGGGCAGTTCTTCCATACGACGGCTCCCGTCGTTCTTTGGATGGATCCCGGTGGGTATGACGCCTATCGAGTTGAGCGGCGTTTTGCCCCTCTTGAGAAGGCCGAATGGGATTTTTCCCGTGAAGAAGCAAAACTTGATACCCCCAATCGGTATGGAATACGTCAGGACAAGTTGACACCCGAGCAGCTCGAACAAGTTCGTGGTGGGGGATGGACCTTGCCTCTGCTCCAGGATGTCGTCGATCAATTTGTCATGCACTACGATGTCTGCGGAACTAGCGAGCGCTGCTTTCAAGTCCTGCACGATAGCCGGGGCTTAAGCGTACATTTCATGCTCGACATCGACGGTACGATCTATCAAACCCTTGATCTCAAGGAACGAGCTTGGCATGCTACGATTTCTAATTCTCGCTCAATCGGCGTAGAAATTGCCAGCATCGGTGCCTATCCCGCCGACAAGAAGTCGGTCCTTGACAAGTGGTATGTCACCGACGACGACGGCGTCGTGCATTTACGACCGCCACGCACGATCGGCCATATAGGCGTCCGCACCAAGCCCTTCTATGGCAAACCCGCTCGACAGGAACTCATCAATGGAACGATCCAAGGGCAGGAACTCTACCAATATGATTTCACCCCCGAACAATACGATTCGCTGATCAAGCTCACAGCCACACTTTCTCGTGTGTTTCCAAAAATCGAATGTACGTATCCGCGCGATGCCGAGGGAGACCTCATCCCGCATGTGCTGACGGACCAAGAATGGAGAGATTTCCACGGGGTCCTCGGACACTATCACGTCCAACGCAATAAAACAGACCCCGGCCCCGCTTTCGATTGGCCCAAAGTAATCGACGGCGCCCAAGCGCTACTAAAACAATCTCGTTAG
- a CDS encoding YkgJ family cysteine cluster protein: MWKQKEMAKSTKRKKDANQEPWYKEGLRFKCTGCGDCCTGAPGYVWVNQREIDGLAALLEMKVDKFESKYVRRIGIRRSLVEFSNGDCVFFDNETRKCNVYTERPRQCRTWPFWNSNLKSPETWAETCEACPGSGKGKLYQLEQIQEQAAVFNV, from the coding sequence ATGTGGAAGCAAAAGGAAATGGCCAAGTCGACCAAGAGAAAGAAAGACGCGAATCAAGAACCCTGGTACAAGGAGGGCCTGCGTTTCAAATGCACGGGCTGTGGAGATTGCTGTACCGGCGCGCCCGGTTATGTTTGGGTAAACCAACGGGAAATTGACGGACTGGCCGCGCTCTTGGAGATGAAGGTCGACAAATTCGAATCAAAGTATGTCCGACGAATCGGCATCCGGCGAAGCCTTGTCGAGTTCTCCAACGGCGACTGCGTCTTCTTCGACAATGAGACTCGCAAGTGCAACGTTTACACTGAGCGTCCCCGACAGTGTCGCACCTGGCCCTTTTGGAACTCCAATCTAAAATCCCCAGAAACTTGGGCCGAGACGTGCGAAGCATGTCCAGGCAGCGGCAAGGGGAAGCTCTACCAGCTTGAGCAAATTCAAGAGCAGGCTGCCGTGTTTAATGTTTAA
- a CDS encoding anaerobic glycerol-3-phosphate dehydrogenase subunit C — translation MEVERQRIQEDLRGQIAGDVHCDDLYVQLYSSDASIYEIPPLGVVRPRTLDDVVATVRYAAANDIPLHARGSGSGLTGGALGRGLIVDFSRYFRKVLNVSENSVRVEAGVVLDELNRHLSSRGRYFGPDPATKQVTTIGSMVALDASGSHWPVVGSTRRHVESLQVVMADGEVRELALHDVPLKEESTEVEKLAGSLSKILEDHDELIRKYHPKSCVNCSGYQLDDLRVPWFGGSQVNLAHLLVGSEGTLGLVTEVTLKTLPLPNHSGSLLLYFDSLDKAAHASLELASLGPSACDLMDRRHLSIARESDPRYEFLIPVEAEAVLLVEFQGDTADEVYARLAKTVAQVKDKLRLAAGAYIAADSIDHELLWQLARHYTPTLYRLRGLTRPLPFVEDVAIPPESLPEFLPRVQQIFRQKQTTTSLFGHVGHGQLHFRPFLDLANSEDIERMELLANRLYEEVWRVGGTISGEHGDGLSRTPFVARQFGPLMSAFQEVKQLFDPHNLLNPGKILPQESSNLSSKLRHVRYPLLDSAFSSTTTKPVREAAQSPRVELQLAWQPEEMAHAARTCNGCAACRTTSEETRMCPIFRYAPREEASPRAKANLIRGVLTGSLPAETLLEDDCKEIADLCVHCHMCRLECPANVDIPKLMVEAKASYIATNGESLHTWFMSRVDKLCAIGSRYDRVANWAVGNHIARWLIEKSLGISRSRKLPRFRHHPFLQSTTHQNIQLPEKRGSEKVLYFVDTYANYCDTQLAEAFVAVLEYNGVPVYVPPRQQESAMPSIARGRVSQARKIAEENVALLAEAIRQGYTIVATEPSAVLALTHEYLQLLPDDQDAEMVSQNTKEACHYLWRLHQQGKLLLNFDALDISLGYHIPCHVKALEIGSPTQSLLSLIPGLKIERIEKGCSGIAGMYGFQRDNYRNSLRAGLPLITTMRTGDFAAGTTECSTCKIQMEQSTSKPTIHPVKILAIAYGLMPELRQLLDSPGRDLVVT, via the coding sequence ATGGAAGTCGAAAGGCAGCGGATCCAAGAGGATCTGCGGGGACAAATCGCCGGCGATGTCCATTGCGACGACCTCTATGTTCAGCTTTACAGCAGCGATGCCAGCATTTACGAGATTCCGCCACTCGGCGTCGTGCGGCCAAGGACCTTGGACGATGTCGTGGCGACGGTGCGTTATGCAGCCGCCAACGATATTCCCCTGCATGCTCGAGGGAGTGGATCGGGACTCACCGGGGGTGCCTTGGGCCGAGGATTGATTGTCGACTTTTCCCGCTACTTCCGCAAAGTTCTCAATGTGAGCGAGAACTCCGTGCGTGTCGAAGCGGGTGTTGTGCTCGATGAACTCAACCGCCATCTTTCAAGTAGAGGAAGATACTTTGGACCTGACCCCGCCACCAAGCAAGTAACAACTATCGGTAGCATGGTTGCCCTGGATGCCTCAGGAAGCCATTGGCCAGTTGTAGGCTCTACACGTCGGCACGTCGAGTCATTACAGGTTGTCATGGCAGACGGCGAAGTGCGGGAACTCGCTCTACATGATGTGCCTTTGAAAGAAGAGTCGACAGAAGTTGAGAAGCTAGCGGGTAGTCTCTCAAAGATCCTAGAGGATCACGATGAGTTGATTCGTAAATATCATCCGAAAAGCTGCGTTAATTGTAGTGGCTATCAACTCGATGACTTACGGGTTCCCTGGTTTGGCGGTTCACAGGTGAACCTGGCACACTTGCTCGTGGGAAGTGAAGGAACGCTTGGCCTGGTTACAGAAGTCACGCTCAAGACTCTGCCTCTACCCAACCATTCAGGGAGCTTGCTGCTTTATTTTGATTCGTTGGATAAGGCGGCACATGCGTCGTTGGAACTAGCTTCGCTGGGCCCGAGTGCTTGTGACCTGATGGACCGTCGCCATTTGAGTATTGCTCGGGAGAGCGACCCTCGCTACGAGTTCTTGATCCCCGTCGAAGCTGAGGCGGTGCTACTGGTCGAGTTTCAAGGTGATACGGCGGACGAGGTCTACGCGCGATTGGCAAAGACCGTTGCCCAAGTCAAAGACAAGTTGCGTCTGGCCGCGGGGGCTTACATAGCTGCCGATTCCATCGATCACGAACTCTTGTGGCAATTAGCCCGGCACTATACACCCACTTTGTACCGTTTAAGAGGATTGACACGACCGTTGCCGTTCGTGGAGGACGTGGCAATCCCTCCCGAGAGTTTGCCAGAATTCCTTCCAAGAGTCCAACAGATCTTCAGGCAAAAACAGACTACGACATCACTGTTTGGCCATGTCGGTCATGGGCAGTTACATTTTCGCCCCTTCCTGGATTTGGCAAATTCTGAAGACATAGAAAGAATGGAACTTTTGGCCAACCGGCTCTACGAAGAAGTCTGGCGTGTGGGTGGTACGATCAGTGGTGAGCATGGAGACGGACTGAGTCGGACTCCTTTCGTGGCACGGCAATTTGGGCCGTTGATGTCAGCTTTCCAGGAAGTGAAACAACTTTTCGACCCACACAATCTCTTGAACCCAGGTAAAATCTTGCCGCAAGAGTCGAGCAATCTAAGTAGCAAGCTACGGCATGTGCGCTACCCGCTACTAGATTCTGCTTTCTCCTCCACAACAACGAAGCCCGTGAGAGAAGCTGCCCAGTCCCCGCGGGTCGAATTGCAATTGGCATGGCAGCCTGAAGAAATGGCTCACGCCGCCAGAACTTGTAATGGCTGTGCAGCATGCCGAACCACATCCGAGGAAACTCGCATGTGTCCAATCTTTCGCTATGCTCCTCGCGAAGAAGCGTCTCCGCGCGCGAAAGCGAATCTAATTAGAGGCGTGCTGACTGGTAGTCTGCCTGCAGAAACTCTACTGGAAGATGATTGCAAGGAAATCGCTGATCTTTGTGTGCATTGCCACATGTGTCGTCTCGAGTGTCCAGCCAATGTGGACATTCCCAAACTCATGGTCGAGGCAAAAGCCTCTTACATTGCAACCAATGGTGAGTCATTGCACACTTGGTTTATGAGTCGAGTGGACAAGCTATGCGCTATTGGTTCGCGATATGATCGGGTTGCCAACTGGGCGGTTGGAAATCATATTGCCCGCTGGTTGATTGAGAAGAGCTTGGGGATATCGCGGAGTCGAAAACTCCCCCGCTTTCGCCATCATCCTTTTCTCCAGTCGACCACTCATCAGAATATTCAATTGCCGGAGAAACGTGGCTCGGAAAAAGTACTCTATTTTGTTGACACCTATGCCAACTACTGTGATACACAATTGGCTGAGGCTTTCGTTGCTGTGCTTGAGTACAATGGTGTTCCTGTCTACGTTCCTCCCCGTCAGCAAGAATCTGCCATGCCCTCCATTGCTCGAGGCAGAGTTTCTCAGGCACGGAAGATCGCAGAAGAAAATGTGGCACTGCTGGCTGAAGCGATTCGTCAGGGCTACACCATCGTGGCAACCGAACCGTCAGCGGTTCTCGCTCTAACTCATGAGTACTTGCAACTCTTGCCAGACGATCAGGATGCAGAAATGGTTTCGCAGAACACGAAAGAAGCGTGTCATTATCTCTGGCGACTTCATCAGCAAGGGAAATTGCTCCTGAATTTTGATGCGCTCGATATCTCACTTGGATATCACATTCCCTGCCACGTCAAAGCCCTGGAAATTGGTTCTCCCACGCAGAGTTTGCTCAGTCTGATCCCAGGACTCAAGATCGAGCGGATCGAGAAGGGATGTAGCGGCATCGCAGGGATGTACGGTTTTCAGCGCGACAACTACCGCAATAGCCTGCGGGCAGGTTTGCCATTGATTACGACTATGCGGACGGGAGATTTTGCCGCCGGTACTACGGAGTGCAGCACTTGCAAAATCCAGATGGAACAAAGCACCTCGAAGCCGACGATCCATCCCGTCAAGATTTTGGCGATTGCCTATGGATTGATGCCCGAACTTCGTCAGCTCCTCGATAGCCCTGGCCGTGACCTGGTGGTAACATGA
- a CDS encoding molybdenum cofactor biosynthesis protein MoaE gives MIQLTNDPIDTQTLLGKAQSPASGAVLLFLGVTRQHTAGRETTELHYDTYHEMAEQQLATLEAEARRRWGLDECLIVHRLGRVPLGEASVAIVVASPHRREAFASGEWLIDTLKEVVPIWKQEHWADGSSEWVHP, from the coding sequence ATGATTCAATTAACGAACGATCCAATCGACACGCAAACTCTCTTGGGAAAGGCTCAGAGTCCTGCCTCGGGTGCGGTATTGTTGTTTCTCGGAGTGACACGGCAACACACGGCAGGTCGCGAAACCACCGAGTTGCATTACGACACCTACCATGAGATGGCCGAGCAACAATTGGCTACTTTAGAGGCAGAGGCCCGCCGGCGATGGGGACTTGATGAATGTCTGATAGTCCATCGCTTAGGGAGAGTACCTTTGGGAGAAGCAAGCGTTGCCATCGTCGTCGCTAGTCCCCATCGCCGCGAGGCATTTGCCTCAGGAGAATGGTTGATCGACACTTTAAAAGAAGTTGTCCCAATTTGGAAGCAAGAACACTGGGCCGACGGGTCAAGCGAGTGGGTTCATCCATAA